The DNA window GGCGTCGCGGCGACCAAGGAGCTGGTGGCGCGCAAGGCGCGCACGCGCGTGCTCGTGCTGACGATGCACGCGGAGGACGAGTACCTCGTGCCGTTGCTCGAGGCGGGCGCCAGCGGCTACCTCGTGAAGAGCGCGGCCGACCGCGAGCTGGTGGACGCGGTGCGCGCGGTCGCGCACGGCGACACGTACGTGCAGCCGTCGGCCGCGCGCGCGCTGGCGCGCGGGCTCAAGCGCCGCGAGGCGCATGCCGACGAGCGCGAGCGCTTCGACCGCCTCACGGAGCGCGAGCGCGACGTGCTGCGGCTGGTGGCGAGCGGCTTCAGCGCGCCGGAGATCGGCGAGAAGCTGTTCATCAGCCCCAAGACGGTCGACACGTACAAGCAGCGCATCGGCGAGAAGCTCGGCCTCACGCACCGCTCCGAGTACGTGCAGTTCGCGCTCAAGCTCGGCCTGCTGACGCAGTAGCGGTGCGGACGGCGCCCGGCACGCGCGCTCAGGTCACGAGTGCGCGAGTGAGCCCCCGCAGCGAGAAGACGCGCTGCGGATCCGCGCGCTCGTGCAGGATGTCGTTCAGCGTCGCCCGCACGTGCGGGCGACGCAGCGCGCGCCGCACCACGAGGTCCGCGAGCCATGCCCGGCCCACCCACCGCTCCGCGACGGCGTAGCCCAGGTAGCGCGGCTGCAGCGCGCGCACGAGCGTGCGGGGATACTCCGCCAGCGGCGCGAGCGTGCGCGTGGACAGCGCCAACGCCACGGCGTCCGATGCCAGCTCGGCCGTCTCCATCGCCTTGCCGATCCCCTCGCCGGTGAGCGGGAAGGTGGCACCGATCGCCTCGCCCACCGCCAGCAGCGCGCCGCCGGCCCACGGCCGCGCGCCGTTGAGTCCCGTGCGGAGCAGCGCGCCGCGCGTGGGCTCGCGCCCCACCTGGCCGTCGACCAGCGCGCGCGCCGCGGGGAACTCCCGCAGGAAGCGCTCGAGCATCGCCCGCAGCGCGTGCTGCGGCCCGGTCTCGTCCCCGGCGCGGAGCACGACGCCGCAGCCGACGTTGTAGCGCCACGTCCCGTCGCCGTCGTCGCCCACCGGGAAGATCCACGCGTATCCCGGCAGGATCGACCGGTCGAACGAGACGACCATCTGGTCGATGCGGTGCCGGCTGCGCAGGTAGCAGCGGATCGCGACCGCGCTCGCGCGCTGGCGCTCCAGCAGGCCCGCCCGCTCCAGCAGTCCCACATGGGCGCCGGTCGCCAGGATCCCCACGCGCGCCCGGAGCGGCGCCTCGCGCCCCGCGACCCGGAACGACACGCCCTCGTCGCCGTGGTCGGTCACGTCCTCCACCGCGCCGACCCCGAAGCAGGCGCCCGCCTCCACCGCCGCTGCCGCCAGCGTCGCGTCCAGCAGCCGGCGCGGCACCGTGAGCGTCGGGCAGTCGATCTCGAGCCGGAGCCGCCCGGGCGAGTGCACCTCGCCACCCGCCACCGGCCAGGCGAGCGCGCGCACCCGCTCCAGCAGATCGTTGCGGGCCAGGCACGCCTGCGCGTCTGGGATCAGCGCGTCTCCGCACGTCTTGTCGCGCGGGAAGCGCCGCCGGTCGACCAGCAGCACGCGGTGACCGGCGGCCGCCAGGCGTCGGGCCGCGAGCGCGCCGGCCGGCCCCGCACCGGCGATGATCGCGTCCCAGTGGGCGTCGGTCTGCTCCGTGACCACCGACTGCGCCGGCGTCACCGGTCCGGAAGGGGCTCGCATGCCGCCAAGGTGCGGCCTGCCGGCCGCGGCCGGAAGAGTCCCCGAATGCACCGCGCCCCCGTCGCGGCACGGGGCCGGGACGGGGGCACGACATTCGGGCGGATGGGCCTGGGAGGAGTTGAACCTCCGACCTCTCGCTTATCAGGCGAGCGCTCTAACCACCTGAGCTACAGGCCCCGAAGAGCCGCGAAGTATAGGCCGCTCAGTCGCTTCCGTCAACGGCGCGGGTGACGTGCGACACCGACGCGGCGTCCCCCGCGGCGCTACCAGAGTGGGGAATGCAACTTGCCCGTCCGACATTCAGTAGCTGAGCGCGCCACGGGCGACCGCGATCTGGTCGTCGGGGGTGTCCAGGCGCGGACCGATGCGCGATCCTGCGGGGTACGTCGCGAGTCGGACCTGTCCCGCGCCGGTCGCCCTCAGCTGCCGAGCCCGACCGTGACGCGCGTGGAGACGGCTCGTCTGCCTCTCCCCGACCCTGCCGCCCATCCGGATGCCCAGCGGACCAGTCGCCGCCGCAATCGTTCTGACGCTCGCCGTCCTCGTGGGCGGCATCTACCTGTTCATGGAGCTCCGGCACCATGGAGGCGCGCGGGCGCGCGAGCGTGCCCGCAGCGGGGGCGAGCGTCTGCCGCTGTTCGGCACCGATGGCCTGGTAGATCGCCCGGCCGGGCCGCCCCCGCCGCGCACCCGGCGCGACACGCCGACGGCCGCGGAGCCGCCCGTGCGGCGCGTCGCCGCCGCGGCGCCGATGCGCACCGGTGCCGCGCCGGTGCCGCCGACGCCCGCCCCCCGGCCGCACGCCGACTTCGCGCCGCCGGCGCCGTCCGTGGCGCCGCCGGTGGCGCCGCCGGTGGCGCCGCCGACCCCTCGCCCCGCCGCGCCCCGTCCGGCGGCGCCGGGGCGCGCTCCCGTCTTCGCCGACACGCGCGGCGGCACGCTCGTCGCCGCCGCTCCGGTCGGCGCGGCCGCAACGACCGTCACGCCCGAGCACACGCCGGAGCGCCCCGTCCCGCGGCCGTCCGACCAGAGCTTCCACGACGGCGAGACGATCCGCTTCAGCATCCCCGACGAGGGGACGCTCCAGTTCCTGCCCGGTCGGCTCGAGGTGGTCGGTGGCCCCGACCGCGGGCGCGAGGTGCGGTTCGTGCGCACCTCGGGCGACGAGCGCACCGAGGTGACGTTCGGACGCAGTGAGGGCCCGGCCTACCGCCACGTCCAGCTGATGGCGCGCACGGTCAGCCGGCAGCACGCCTCGATGTCGCTCATCGAGGGTCACTGGCAGCTCAAGAACCTCTCGGCCACGAACCCGGTGCTGCTCAACGGCCGCTCGCTCGAGGCGGGCGAGGTGGCGCCGCTCCTGGTCGAGGGAGATCGCATCGAGATGGGCGAGGTCGTCTTCTGCTTCCACGAGCGATGAGCCGACCTTCCGGAGACGCCGAGTAGCGGCCGCCGATGCAGGGCGACGAGCGGACCGTCGCGGTGCCCATCGGGCGCCGGCCGCCCGGGCTCCCCGACCCGGGGGCGTCAGGTCCGCACGATGCGATTGAAACGGTCGAGCCCGCCGCAAGCTTCGATGACCTGACCGCGGACTACGAGCTCCTGGGCGAGCTCGGACGCGGGGGGAGCGCGGTCGTCTATCGCGCCCGCGACCGACGACTCGGCCGCGAGGTGGCGCTGAAGGTCGTGCGCGTCCCGCCCGCCCTCGCCGGCGGGACCGACGACCCGCTCGCGCGCCTCGCGCGGGAGGCGCGCACCATCGCCGCGCTCGAGCATCCGCACATCGTGCGCGTGCACGCCGTGCGCGAGCTGCGCGACGGCCTCGCGCTCGAGATGCCGTGCGTGCGCGGCCGCACGCTGAAGCAGCTGCTCGCGGACGAGGGGCCGCTCGACGCCGCGCGCGCGACGGCGATCCTCCACGACGTCGCAACGGCCCTCGGCTTCGCGCACGCGCACGGGATCGTGCACCGCGACGTGAAGCCCGAGAACATCTTCGTCGAGGAAGACACGGGACGCGCGCTGCTCGCCGACTTCGGCGTCGCGCGCTCGCTGGAGACGGACGTCCGGCTGACGCAGACCGGCGTCACGATGGGCACGCCGGCCTACATGAGCCCCGAGCAGATCGACGGCCACGGCATCGACGGCCGCTCCGATCTGTACAGCCTCGGCCTGGTCGGGTGGGAGATGCTGACGGGTCGCCGTCCGTGGGAGGGCGAGGGACTCTTCGGCGTCCTGCAGCGGCAGAAGCGCGACGAGCTGCCGCCGGTCGAGACGCTCCGCCCGGACGACGCGCCGGCGGTCCCGCCCGCGCTGCTGTACGTGATCGAGCGCATGCTGCAGAAGGCGCCGAGTGCCCGCTGGGCCGACGCGGGCGCCGTCGCGGCGCAGCTGACGCATCCGGTCATGCCGTCGGACTTCGCGCAGTGGTCGCGGGTGCACCAGCGGCGCGTGCAGGAGGCCCGGCGCGCGCCCGACGTGGCGTCGCGCGGCGCTGGCCTCCTCGCGGCAGCGTTGACGACGATGCGGCTGCGCCGCCCGCCGCCGGGCGAGGACGCGCCAATGGACGCGGTGCCCGGCACCGACGAGCAGACGCCGACGTGGGTCGCCGCCGCCACGCCGCGCGCGCGCCCGGGACGTCGCGCGCTGCTGGCCGGCGGACTCGCGGCGGTCGCGCTGCTCGGGCTGGCCGCACAGCGGTCGCAGCGCTCCGCGTCCGCGAGTGTCGCGCTTCCGGACTCGATCGCGGACCGCACCGCGAGCGTCGCGATCCCGCTGCCGACGGTCGGCGCCGTCACCCCGCGCGACTCCGAGCTCACCGCGAGGACGGCCGTGCCGTCGCGCGCACGCGATGCGACAGCGCCGGCCGACGCGCGCGGCGGCGAGGTCGAGGCGACGGAGCTCGACGCGCGCCCCGCGCCGGGCGCATCTGGGCCGGCGACGCGCGCGGATGCGCCGGTCCCCGTCCCGCCCCTGCGCGCGCCGCTGCCGCAGCCCTCCGTCACCGCGGCAGCGCCGTCCATCGCGCGCGTCGCGCCGCCCGCTGCGCTCCCTGCGCCGCCTGCGCCGGCCGAGCCGGTCGAGCGGGTGGCCGCGGTCGCGTTCGAGCGCACGGTCGCCGCGGCCGGCGGCCGGCACTCGTGCGCGATCCTCGGCGACGGGACGCTCGCGTGCTGGGGCGCCAACGGCGACGGCCAGCTCGGCACGGGCGATCTGGAGACGCGTGAGGAGCCGACGCCCGTCGCGGCGTCCGTGCGCTTCGTGCAGGTCGCGGCGGGCGGCGCCCACAGCTGCGCCGTCGCGACCGACGGCGCCGCGTACTGCTGGGGCGACGGCGAGCGCGGACAGCTCGGTGGCGGCGCGCGCAGCGAGCGGGCGACGCCCGCGCGCGTGTCGGGTTCGGCGCGCTTCCGCGGCGTGCGCGCGGGCCTGGCGCACACGTGCGGCCTCACCACCGATGGCGCGGTGCTCTGCTGGGGCGCCGACGACCGCGGACAGCTGGGCGACGGTCAGTCGGCCGACCGCGCGACGCCCGCGGCGATCCCCGGACTGCGCGCCGCGTCGCTCGCCGTCGGGTGGCGCCACGCGTGCGCGCTCACGAGCGATGGCACGGCGCTCTGCTGGGGCGAGAACGCCGATGGGCAGCTCGGCGACGGCACGCGCACGACGCGCCGTACGCCGACGCCCGTCGCTGGTGGCCAGCGCTTCGTCGCGATCGCCGCGGGCGCGTCGCACACCTGCGGCGTGACGGGCGACGGCCGCGCCTTCTGCTGGGGGCGCAACGCGGCGGGACAGCTCGGCACGGGTGGCAATTCTGCGCAGCTGACGCCGTCGCAAGTCGAGACCAGCACGCGTTTTGTGACCGTCGTCACAGGCAGCGCGCACACCTGCGCGCGAACATCAGCAGGGCTCGTCTTTTGCTGGGGTGGCAACGCATACGGTCAGCTCGGCGACGGCTCGACCACCGGTCAATCGCGGCCGGTGCGCGTCGCCGGTGGACCGTATGCCGCACTCTCCGCCTCGGGCGCGCATACCTGTGCCACGCTCGACGGGGCTGCGGTGTGCTGGGGATACAACGTCGACGGCCAGCTCGGCGACGGGACCCGCGCGCATCGCACGAGCCCCATGCGCGTCACCACGGCGGCGCACTGACCTTCGGCGCGGTCCGCGTGCGCGGGCCGTGCGGAACGGATCACTCGGAGTCGATGTCCGTGCGTCGATGGTCGACGCGTCGTGCACCGATCTCCGTCGCTGCAAGTTGACGCCGGGCCCGGAGCTCATGTCGTCGTTCGGTCTTCTTCGCGCCCTCGCCTCGTCGCCGCTGCGCCGTCGGGCACTCGCGATCGCCGCCGTCGCGGGCGTCGCCTTCGCGTCGGCCTGCACGAGCGCCACGACGGGCGACGTCGGCGGCGGCTCGCTCGCCAGGGTGCAGCTGTCGGACAGCGTGCTGCGCCTGCGCGTCGGCGCCGAGGGCGCGCTCGCGGCGCGCGTGCTCGACGCGAGCGGCCAGGAGCTGTCGGGCCGCAAGCTGTTCTGGTCCGTGCGCGATTCCGCGATCGCGACGGTCTCGCAGTCGGGCGTCGTCACGGGGCGTGCGCCCGGCAGCACGCTCGTCTCGGCGAACGTCGAGGGGCGCAGCGGCGTCGCCACCGTCATCGTCTCGGCGCGCCCCGTGAGCGTCGTGCGCGTCGAGCCGACCACGCTGCAGCTCGTGGCCGGCGCGACCGCTCCGCTGCAGGTGCGTGCGCTCGACGAGGTCGGCGGGGAGGTCGCCGGCAGCATCGTCGCGTGGACGAGCAGCGACACCACGGTTGCGCGCGTCGCCAGCAACGGCGTCGTCACGGCGGCCGCGCCCGGCATCGCCGTCATCACCGCGATCGTCGATGGACGGAGCGCGGTCGTCGCCGTGTCGGTCTCGCCGGTCGCGGTGGCCAACGTCTCGCTCACCGCGGCGCGCGACACACTCGTCGTCGGCGCCTCGACGCAGCTCACGCTCGTGACGCGCGACGCGGGCGGCGCGCTGATCACCAACCGGCCGACGACGTGGGCGAGCGACCGCCCCAACGTGGCGTCGGTCTCCTCGACGGGCGAGGTGCTCGCCGTGTCGCCCGGCACGGCCACCATCGAGGCGACCGTCGAGGGACGCAGCGCGCGCGTGGCGCTCATCATCGTGCCCCGCCCCGCCGCGGCGCTCGTGATCTCGCCCGACGCGAGCACGATCTTCGTCGGCGCGACGCTGCGACTCCTCACGCTCGTCACCGACGCGTCGGGCAACGTGCTCACCAACCGCCCGATCGGCTACTCGAGCAGCGATCCATCGGTCGCGTCGGTGGATACGGCGGGCGTCGTCACGGCGCGCGTGCCCGGCAACGTCACCATCACCGCGACGAGCGAGGGCAAGCGCGGCACGGCGACGGTGCGCGTGCTCGCGGTGCCCGTCGCGACGGTCACCATCGCGCCGGAAGCGCCCGCCGTCCGCGTCGGCGACGTCGTGACGCTGACCGCGACGCCGCGCGCCGAGGACGGCACCGCGCTCACCGGGCGCGCGGTGACCTGGTCGTCGGGGGCGCCCGGCATCGCCTCGGTCAGCGCGAACGGTGAGGTGCGTGGCCTCGCGTCGGGCACCGCGCTCATCCTCGCGCGCGTCGAGGGCGCGTCGGGCACGGTGACGGTCCGCGTCGACCGTGCGCCGGCGGCGTCGGTGACGGTGTCTCCCGCGACGGCCTCCATCGTCGTCGGCGACAGCGCGGGCCTCGGCGCCACGGTGCGCGACGCATCGGGCGCGCTGCTCGGCGATCGCCTCGTCACCTGGAGCTCCGCCAGCAACGCCATCGCGACCGTCTCCAACACCGGCGTCGTGAAGGGCGTCGCCGCCGGTACGACGACCGTCCGTGCGACGGTCGACGGCGTGAGCGGCAGCGCGACGGTGACGATCACCGCGCCAGCGCCGGCGCCGGCGGCGGTCGCGTCCGTCCTCGTGACGCCGCCCTCGGCGAGCGTCGCCGCGGGCGCGACCGTCCAGCTGTCGACGACGGTGCGCGACGCGAACGGCAACGCGCTCACGGGGCGCACGATCACCTGGTCGACGAGCAACCCCGCCATCGCGTCGGTCTCGACCTCCGGCGTGGTGACGGGCGTCGCCGCCGGTGCCGCGACGATCACGGCCACGAGCGAGGGTCGCAGCGGCACCGCCGCGATCACCGTCACGGGCACGGCAGGCGGCGGCACCGGCGTGATCGCGGTCGCCAGCGTCGCCGTCTCGCCGTCGACGCTCTCGGTCGTCGCGGGTGGCACCGGGCAGCTCTCTGCCACGGCGCGCGATGCCAGCGGCAACGCGCTGACGGGACGCACGATCACGTGGTCCACGAGCAATCCCGCCGTGGCCACGGTCTCCACGGCCGGCGTCGTCACCGCCGTCGCCGCGGGCAGCGCCACCATCAGCGCGACGAGCGAGGGTCAGACCGGCAGCGCGGCGGTCACGGTCACCGCAGCGCCGCCGCCCACGCCGGCGCCGGTCGTGTCGGTCGCGGTGTCTCCGTCGACGCTCGCGCTCCAGACGGGAGCAACCGGTCAGCTGTCGGCGACGCCGCGTGACGCGAGCGGCAATGCGCTCACGGGCCGCACCATCACCTGGTCGACGAGCAACGCGAGCGTCGCGACCGTCTCCTCCGCGGGCGTCGTGACGGCCGTCGGCCCCGGGTCGGCCACGATCACCGCGACGAGCGAGGGCCGCACCGGCAGCGCCGCGGTCACGGTGACCGCTCCGCCGCCGGCGCCGGTCGCATCCGTCGCGGTGTCGCCTTCCACGCTCTCGCTGCTCACGGGCGCGACCGGCCAGCTCTCGGCGACGCCACGCGACGCCACGGGCACCGCGCTCACCGGTCGCACGGTGACCTGGGCATCGAGCAACACCGCGGTCGCGACGGTGTCGTCCACCGGCGTGGTGACCGCGGTCGCGCCGGGGTCCGCGACTGTCACCGCGACGAGTGAGGGGCGCAGCGGTTCGGCGGCGGTCACGGTGACCGCACCGCCGCCCGCCGTCGCCTCGGTGCGCGTGACGCCGGACAACTCGCGCATCGAGCCCGGGCAGCGCGTGACGCTGAGCGCCGAGCCGCTGGATGCGCAGGGGCGCGTGATCCAGACCACGCTGGCGGTGACGTGGACCTCCTCCAATCCACTCGTGGCGGTCGTGAGCAGCAGCGGACAGGTCACGGGATTGACGCGCGGCGACGCGACGATCACCGCGACGATCGGCGGCAGGAGCGGCTCCGCGCTGGTGCGCGTGCGTCCCGACTGATGTCGACCGGCACGCCTCTGATGAGTGATCGATCGCATCGCGCGGACGCTCGCGTCGGCGCTCGGCTCGCACCGTTCGCCGCGCTCGCCGCGACGCTCTTCGCCACGCCGCTCGCGGCGCAGCCGCTCGCGCCCAAGCGTGTGCTGACGCTCCCCGCCGCATCGCAGTGCACGGGCGCAGCGCTCCCGCCGAGCGCCCGTCGCGACGCGGCCGGCGCGCGTGCGGAGGCCGCGCGTGCACGCGAGCTCGCGCTGGTCGGCGAGCGCGCGGCAGCGCGCGATGCGTTCGTGCGTGCGGCCGCCCTCGACCCCGCGGATCCGCAGCTCGCCTACGACCTCGCGCGCGCCGCCGAGGAGGCGGGTGATCGCGCGACCGCCGCGTCGGCGCTGTGTCGCTACCTCGTGCTCGCGCCCTCCGGCCGTGAGGTGGCCGAGGTCCGCGCACGGCTCTCGCGCGTCGCGGCGTCCACCGCCAACCCGGCCGACGAGTCCGTGCGGGCGACGTTCCAGCGCGGCGTCGATGCGCTCGAGGCGCGCCGCTACGAGGCGGCGGTCACGGCATTCGACGAGGTGCTGCGCACGGTCCCCAGCGCGCCCGAGGCGACGTACGACCGCGGCCTCGCGAGGCTCGCGCTCGGACAGGACGCCGCGGCGGCGAGCGATCTCGCGGCGTACGTCGCCTCACCGGCCGCGGGCCCGGACCGCGCCCAGGTTCTCCGCGCCGTCGAGGCGCTGCGGCAACCGCGCTGGAGCGTCGCGGGTGCGCTCGGCCGCGGACTCGTCGTGCCCGGGTTCGGGCAGTTCTACACGGGTCGCCCGATCCCGGGTCTCGCCGTCCTCGCGGGGACCGCGGGTGGGATCGGGCTCGCGCTCTTCGAGCGCCGCACGATCGAGCAGGTCACCTTCCTCGACACGCTCACCAACACGCCGTACACGAACGACATCCCGCGCGTGGAGCACCCCTACCGCGCGGCCGGCCTGGCCACGGCCGGCATCCTCGCGATCGCCGGCGCGGCGGAGGCCGCGTACTACGCCGCCGTCCACTCGCGCGAGCGCCCGCGGCTCCAGCTGCGGACCGCCGCCGCGTGGGTCCCGGACCGCACCGGCACTCCGCTCCCCGCCGCCGTCGCGGGCTTCTCGGTCGCCTTCTAGGCGTTCACGCACGTCGCGCCGTGCCGGCTGGCGCGCCGCCGCTCGTGGGGCACGCGCCTCCCGCGCCCGCTATCTTGTCGCCGGCTTGTGCCGTGGATCACCGGTCGCGCGTCTCCAGTGCACCGGATGTCGGTCCCTGCGCGCACGCGCCACCGCCCCCGGACCGCCCGGGCGGCGGGAGAACGAGCACAGGATCGACGGCATGGCGGATCAGCTGCGCACCGCGCGGGCGCCCTTCGGCGACGCGGCGGACGTCGCCGAGTTGAGCAACGAGTACGAGCTGCTGGGCGAGCTCGGACGTGGTGGCAGCGCGGTCGTCTACCGCGCGCAGGATCGCAGCCTCGGACGCGAGGTGGCGATCAAGGTCGTGCATCCGCGGGCCGCGGCGCCGGGCGATGATCCCGTCGCGCGGCTGGCGCGCGAGGCGCGCACCGTCGCACAGCTCCAGCATCCGAACATCGTCACGGTGTTCGCCGTGCGCCGGCTTCGGAGCGGCGGCCTCGCGCTCGTGATGCAGATGGTGCCCGGCAACACGCTGAAGGCCATCATCCAGCGCGACGGCCCGCTCGCGCCCGAGAGGGCCGAGCGCATCCTCCGCGACGTCGCGCAGGCGCTCGCGTATGCGCACGCGCGGGGCGTCGTGCATCGCGACGTGAAGCCCGAGAACATCTTCCTCGACGAGGAGTCGGGACGCGCGCTGCTGTCGGACTTCGGGATCGCCCGCTCCGACGAGCACGACTCGATGACGATGACGGGCACCGCGCTCGGCACGCCGTTCTACATGTCGCCGGAGCAGGTCGAGGGCGGCACGCTCGACGGCCGCTCGGATCTGTACAGCCTGGGGCTGGTCGCCTGGGAGATGCTGACGGGACGGCGGCCGTGGGATGGCGAGTCGCTCTACAACGTCATCTACAAGCAGAAGCACGAGGAGCTGCCGCCGATCGAGGCGCTGCGCCCGGGCGTGCCGACCCGGCTGCAATACCTCGTCGAGCGCATGCTGCAGAAGCGTCCCGCCGCGCGCTGGGCGGGTGCCGAGGGACTGCTCGCGCAGCTCTCGCACGCGGTGCTCCCGTCGGACTACGGCCGCTGGCAGTCGTCGCTCCGGCCGCGCGTGGAGCGCTGGCGCGAGCAGGAACGCGAGCGCGCGAAGCAGGTCGCTGACGGGCGTCAGCAGGAGTCGCCGGGTGCGACGTTGCGGTTCCCGCGGCGCGTGCGCGCGGGCGCGGCGGTGGGTGCGACGCTCGACGACGGAACGGTGAAGCTCTCGCGCGAGACGGGCGAGGCCGACACGGCGGCGCTCATCGTCGGGCCGGACGGAAAGGTCACGGTGGCCGGCGTGCCCGCCGACCTGCGCGCGCACGACGCGCTGATCGACGCGTCGACGGGACAGCTGGCGCTCGACGTCAGCGAGCCGCTGATCGCGCCGGAGCTGCTGGCGGAGCCCGAGGCCGTGCGCTACGACGACGTCGCGGAGCCGAACTGGGAGCACGCGCCCGTGCCGGCCCGCA is part of the Roseisolibacter agri genome and encodes:
- a CDS encoding response regulator, encoding MIEDVIRVILADDHAVVRAGLKAVLGSAKDIQVVGEASNGRDALAMIERLDPDVVLMDLTMPEMDGVAATKELVARKARTRVLVLTMHAEDEYLVPLLEAGASGYLVKSAADRELVDAVRAVAHGDTYVQPSAARALARGLKRREAHADERERFDRLTERERDVLRLVASGFSAPEIGEKLFISPKTVDTYKQRIGEKLGLTHRSEYVQFALKLGLLTQ
- a CDS encoding FAD-dependent monooxygenase: MRAPSGPVTPAQSVVTEQTDAHWDAIIAGAGPAGALAARRLAAAGHRVLLVDRRRFPRDKTCGDALIPDAQACLARNDLLERVRALAWPVAGGEVHSPGRLRLEIDCPTLTVPRRLLDATLAAAAVEAGACFGVGAVEDVTDHGDEGVSFRVAGREAPLRARVGILATGAHVGLLERAGLLERQRASAVAIRCYLRSRHRIDQMVVSFDRSILPGYAWIFPVGDDGDGTWRYNVGCGVVLRAGDETGPQHALRAMLERFLREFPAARALVDGQVGREPTRGALLRTGLNGARPWAGGALLAVGEAIGATFPLTGEGIGKAMETAELASDAVALALSTRTLAPLAEYPRTLVRALQPRYLGYAVAERWVGRAWLADLVVRRALRRPHVRATLNDILHERADPQRVFSLRGLTRALVT
- a CDS encoding FHA domain-containing protein, which encodes MPSGPVAAAIVLTLAVLVGGIYLFMELRHHGGARARERARSGGERLPLFGTDGLVDRPAGPPPPRTRRDTPTAAEPPVRRVAAAAPMRTGAAPVPPTPAPRPHADFAPPAPSVAPPVAPPVAPPTPRPAAPRPAAPGRAPVFADTRGGTLVAAAPVGAAATTVTPEHTPERPVPRPSDQSFHDGETIRFSIPDEGTLQFLPGRLEVVGGPDRGREVRFVRTSGDERTEVTFGRSEGPAYRHVQLMARTVSRQHASMSLIEGHWQLKNLSATNPVLLNGRSLEAGEVAPLLVEGDRIEMGEVVFCFHER
- a CDS encoding protein kinase domain-containing protein, with translation MQGDERTVAVPIGRRPPGLPDPGASGPHDAIETVEPAASFDDLTADYELLGELGRGGSAVVYRARDRRLGREVALKVVRVPPALAGGTDDPLARLAREARTIAALEHPHIVRVHAVRELRDGLALEMPCVRGRTLKQLLADEGPLDAARATAILHDVATALGFAHAHGIVHRDVKPENIFVEEDTGRALLADFGVARSLETDVRLTQTGVTMGTPAYMSPEQIDGHGIDGRSDLYSLGLVGWEMLTGRRPWEGEGLFGVLQRQKRDELPPVETLRPDDAPAVPPALLYVIERMLQKAPSARWADAGAVAAQLTHPVMPSDFAQWSRVHQRRVQEARRAPDVASRGAGLLAAALTTMRLRRPPPGEDAPMDAVPGTDEQTPTWVAAATPRARPGRRALLAGGLAAVALLGLAAQRSQRSASASVALPDSIADRTASVAIPLPTVGAVTPRDSELTARTAVPSRARDATAPADARGGEVEATELDARPAPGASGPATRADAPVPVPPLRAPLPQPSVTAAAPSIARVAPPAALPAPPAPAEPVERVAAVAFERTVAAAGGRHSCAILGDGTLACWGANGDGQLGTGDLETREEPTPVAASVRFVQVAAGGAHSCAVATDGAAYCWGDGERGQLGGGARSERATPARVSGSARFRGVRAGLAHTCGLTTDGAVLCWGADDRGQLGDGQSADRATPAAIPGLRAASLAVGWRHACALTSDGTALCWGENADGQLGDGTRTTRRTPTPVAGGQRFVAIAAGASHTCGVTGDGRAFCWGRNAAGQLGTGGNSAQLTPSQVETSTRFVTVVTGSAHTCARTSAGLVFCWGGNAYGQLGDGSTTGQSRPVRVAGGPYAALSASGAHTCATLDGAAVCWGYNVDGQLGDGTRAHRTSPMRVTTAAH
- a CDS encoding beta strand repeat-containing protein, translating into MSSFGLLRALASSPLRRRALAIAAVAGVAFASACTSATTGDVGGGSLARVQLSDSVLRLRVGAEGALAARVLDASGQELSGRKLFWSVRDSAIATVSQSGVVTGRAPGSTLVSANVEGRSGVATVIVSARPVSVVRVEPTTLQLVAGATAPLQVRALDEVGGEVAGSIVAWTSSDTTVARVASNGVVTAAAPGIAVITAIVDGRSAVVAVSVSPVAVANVSLTAARDTLVVGASTQLTLVTRDAGGALITNRPTTWASDRPNVASVSSTGEVLAVSPGTATIEATVEGRSARVALIIVPRPAAALVISPDASTIFVGATLRLLTLVTDASGNVLTNRPIGYSSSDPSVASVDTAGVVTARVPGNVTITATSEGKRGTATVRVLAVPVATVTIAPEAPAVRVGDVVTLTATPRAEDGTALTGRAVTWSSGAPGIASVSANGEVRGLASGTALILARVEGASGTVTVRVDRAPAASVTVSPATASIVVGDSAGLGATVRDASGALLGDRLVTWSSASNAIATVSNTGVVKGVAAGTTTVRATVDGVSGSATVTITAPAPAPAAVASVLVTPPSASVAAGATVQLSTTVRDANGNALTGRTITWSTSNPAIASVSTSGVVTGVAAGAATITATSEGRSGTAAITVTGTAGGGTGVIAVASVAVSPSTLSVVAGGTGQLSATARDASGNALTGRTITWSTSNPAVATVSTAGVVTAVAAGSATISATSEGQTGSAAVTVTAAPPPTPAPVVSVAVSPSTLALQTGATGQLSATPRDASGNALTGRTITWSTSNASVATVSSAGVVTAVGPGSATITATSEGRTGSAAVTVTAPPPAPVASVAVSPSTLSLLTGATGQLSATPRDATGTALTGRTVTWASSNTAVATVSSTGVVTAVAPGSATVTATSEGRSGSAAVTVTAPPPAVASVRVTPDNSRIEPGQRVTLSAEPLDAQGRVIQTTLAVTWTSSNPLVAVVSSSGQVTGLTRGDATITATIGGRSGSALVRVRPD
- a CDS encoding tetratricopeptide repeat protein, which encodes MSDRSHRADARVGARLAPFAALAATLFATPLAAQPLAPKRVLTLPAASQCTGAALPPSARRDAAGARAEAARARELALVGERAAARDAFVRAAALDPADPQLAYDLARAAEEAGDRATAASALCRYLVLAPSGREVAEVRARLSRVAASTANPADESVRATFQRGVDALEARRYEAAVTAFDEVLRTVPSAPEATYDRGLARLALGQDAAAASDLAAYVASPAAGPDRAQVLRAVEALRQPRWSVAGALGRGLVVPGFGQFYTGRPIPGLAVLAGTAGGIGLALFERRTIEQVTFLDTLTNTPYTNDIPRVEHPYRAAGLATAGILAIAGAAEAAYYAAVHSRERPRLQLRTAAAWVPDRTGTPLPAAVAGFSVAF